In [Clostridium] cellulosi, one genomic interval encodes:
- a CDS encoding putative membrane protein (Hypothetical protein), whose protein sequence is MVQTLRKSLQVIKTSIIRGRIAIILLTVLFIGLIVFCTLFPIPDADKEIIVNPGVVKFSKVFLHNILVFLFQEFMGISTFGLYGIFAIYINALSLGTTFSVLYSTNKLYLVYKMVIHGTIESCAIILNSFFSFYFWVKVFKNVKLVFLKKQKLSTALIDMCFFTASFTVLFLIMYLVAGVFEKLVSYF, encoded by the coding sequence ATGGTGCAGACTTTAAGAAAATCTTTGCAAGTGATTAAAACTTCAATTATTCGCGGACGGATAGCGATAATCCTTTTAACTGTTCTTTTCATCGGCTTGATTGTCTTCTGCACTCTTTTCCCAATACCCGATGCAGACAAAGAAATCATTGTCAACCCTGGCGTAGTAAAATTTTCTAAGGTTTTCTTACATAATATACTGGTTTTCCTTTTTCAAGAGTTTATGGGTATTTCTACATTTGGTCTTTACGGTATTTTCGCCATCTATATCAACGCTCTGTCCTTAGGTACTACCTTTAGTGTTTTATATAGTACAAATAAATTGTATCTCGTTTATAAAATGGTTATTCATGGTACGATTGAGTCCTGTGCAATAATATTAAACTCGTTTTTTTCCTTCTATTTTTGGGTAAAGGTATTTAAAAACGTCAAACTCGTTTTTTTAAAAAAGCAAAAACTTTCAACCGCGCTCATAGATATGTGCTTTTTTACAGCTTCCTTTACGGTATTATTTCTTATAATGTATTTAGTCGCAGGGGTGTTTGAAAAATTAGTATCATATTTCTAA